A window of Ananas comosus cultivar F153 linkage group 11, ASM154086v1, whole genome shotgun sequence genomic DNA:
cgaaatgtttgattgaattttaatttttaatttatatttaaattaaaaattaaatttataaatataaatttaattttccatgaaaaattaaatttatatttaattttttcataaaaaattaaatttttcatgtccaattttttttttcagaaaatttttttttctatagtttTACAAGAAACCAAACACACTTTTAACCAAACAAACCCTTTCCAAACAAACCCTTATGTAGTACAATCCAAGAACTGACGTGGTAGAGCTGGTCCTCCCATAATTTCTTTTCCTGTATACGCAACTCCGAACCGAATGTTCCACAACTTACCTtcgctgctgctgttgctgcacTCGGTCACACACTTCCATGATGGCCACCCTAACTTCTCCTTACCTCTCCTCCcccttctctcctctcctcctctccccctcttcctcacctccaccaccaccccaccaccaccatcatcatctcatTCACAAACGCAACTACTTTCAGTACAAAGAAACGCCCAGGCAGGTCCCTCTCCCCTTTTACATAACCGCCAGCCTCCTCAACGCTTCCTCTGCTGCCTGGCCGTCGATCACGGCGGCGCTGAGGCGTCGTCCCCCCGCCGGCGGCACCGCCGCCCGCGGAGTCTCCGCGTGGCCTCGCCGCGCGGCCGGCGGCCACATCTACCCGGCGATCGCCATCGCCGACGACCTCCgctccgcgccgccgccgccgacgccgcccccAGATTCTCTTCCTCGGCTCCGCCTCCGGCATCGAGGCCTCCGCCGTCCCGCCGCCGGCTACGAGTTCGCCCCGTCCCCCCCTCCCGCCTCGCCCGCCCGCTCTCCTCCGCCCCTCAACTCCTCCTCCGCTCCGTCGCCGCCTGCCTCCGCGTCCTCCGCGACTTCCGCCCCGACGTCGTCGTCGGCACCGGCGGCTACGTCGCCTTCCCCGTCTGCCTCGCCGCCCTCATCCTCAACATCACCATCGTGATCCAGGAGCAGAACAGCTTCCCCGGCCTCACCAACCGCCTCCTCGCCCCCTTCGCCGCCAAGATCTTCCTCGCTTTCAATGCCTGCGTGAAGCACTTCCCCAAGAAAAAATGCTTCGTGTACGGCAACCCGGTGCGCCTCGCCCTCCGGCGGTTCACGTCGAAGGTGGTGGCGCGGTCGCACTTCTTCCCCAAGGCCGGCGCCGACGGCAAGGCGGCTGAGGTCGTGCTCGTGCTTGGCGGCTCCATCGGGTCCGCGGCTATCAATATTGCGATGCTTAACATGTATTATGAGATGCTGATGGAGCATAAGAACAGGTACATCATATGGCAGACGGGGGCCGAGGGCTACTGCGAGATGGAGAGCCTCGTGAAGAACAACCGCCGGTTGCTGCTCGCCCCGTGAGCTCTCTCATTCTCTATGCTTCTCTAATTTTGTTTGCTGGTTATTATGATCTTTGTTTAGTTGATCAACTAACACCATTCTCTGAGCATCTGCTCAGTGCCAAGATATAATGCATGAAAGGGATGGCAAGAGGGAAACTGCAAATTGGGAAAAGTAATGGCATAGTGATAAAAGTCCCGTTGCAGATGATTTCTTTACTTTGGAGTTGCTagttaattttagaaatatacgAATAAACGAGTGTTCTCTCCGTCTTTAGATTTTCAAACTTTGCGAGTCTTGTATCTTGTGACAGTGATGAACCCAAACcgttagaaaatattttaggaCACTGATGCGTTGATAGGATGGCTTACTTATGAACATTGTTAGTGAATTTGCTTCATATCTGTATTCTAATTGAATTTAGCTTTTTCTTAGTCCAATTAAGTAGTTTGTGCTTTGCTTACTTTGGCAAACTCTTGATCGCTGTTAGATCTAACGTATAAACTCATAATATTAGATCATACCAGTTCGAAGCGCGGAATTAATTGGCCCACAATCTTCACCATGCTAGATTCACAGGTCCTTCAGTCTCTGCGTGTCGTAGATCATCATACGGAGTCCTTCGGATCTCCTTCGTGGTTGGGAATCTACTTACATGAAGTAGATTTAGTATTCCACGACACAAGAAACTATTAAAACAGAAAAGGTGACTGTGGAAGGCTTTTAGATGAAGGGGAAAAGTTTTTCCTGGTCCTCGCAATCAACCCACGTTTTGCCCAATATAGCCTATATTGATAGGTATCTAGATGGCACTCTTTGGAGTCAGAATGAAGACATCAACCCATACAAATAATGGTGTAGTTTATACCCCAGGGTCATTCGGGCACATCAGATCAAGCAGCTTTTAATCCCTCAAGGAAAAAGTGTGCTCAACCCCTTACAAACCTCGTATGTATTCACAATCATATCCTAGCTTCCTCAAAGCGCCATGATTGGCCGACTAGTGAATCCAAGTGAATGATGCGATTCCAAATTTGCCTTCCTATCGCCCGAGTGCCATTAGGATCTGAACTATTCGCTTTCCTAGTAATGCTCCTTGAGGTCGAAGGTCGAATTAATCATGACCATAAACAAACGCTCTAAAGTAGCGGACATTAGTTCTTCACTTCatgacatagtcaaaagtcaCAAAGGGTACGCTAATTGAGATTAAACTCCAGCACTCACATAGTGGGGAAGCAGGGATCCATTCATTCACTTCTTGATAGATCGTTAAGCACATGCAGCATGAAATGCATGTTATGGTGGAGCTACTCTTACCAAGGAGTGTATGTCTTTCTCTAAACACCTTATGAGTTGTAGTCTAGGCATGCCACTTAATTAACTCGAGTTCTTTATTGACTCGCTTTCAATAGCGCCAAAAGAAGTCTCGCACTTGGCTTCTCATATGCTACTTGGGTTGTAGGAGAACATCCATGTTGGTCTCCTACGTTCACTTAAGACCTTATCCTGGTTTCAACTAGGGCgatattttaataattcaaactaAGCTCACATTCACAACGCCAAAGTTCAAACTTTTGTCTCATCTCTGTTCGCTCAACTAGTGCCAGAGGCGATTGCTTGCATGAGCAAGCCAATCTGATCCAATTGACATACTTTACGATTTGCGTTAGTTTTAACTCATACAAAAATTCACAAACGTAGAGGAATGAAAGCATTTAGAAGCAAATCAATGTCCAAAAGTTTTTATTACATGGTGGTcgaaccaaaaaacaaaaaacacaaaACATATTTGATGCAATTCTTGGGATTTGACATACCTCATAAATGAATCCCTAGTAATAGGCTTAGTAAACAGATCAACAACCATTTGATTCTTGGTGATATGCTTCAAGACCACTTGCTTCTGCTTAGCAATGTCTGTTATGAAGTGGTACCTCACATCTATATTCTTGGTTTTGCCATGGTATTTGGGGTCCTTTTCAAATGCTAGTGCAACTAAACTATCACAGTAAGTCGTTACTAGATTGGTTGCGTGAACAACCAAGATGCAGCAAAAACCTCCTTAACCAAATGGTCTCTTGCACAGTGTTGCGTGCCGAATTCCCTGACCCTTGATCtagtcaaagatcctccttgGGGAGCATGTCGGGATGAAAAACGGTTGccgatagtgaccctcgaagtttgcgcctttcggctggatcaagcgattcggctgatgagg
This region includes:
- the LOC109717560 gene encoding uncharacterized protein LOC109717560 is translated as MTKLPLILFVSSSAAAFSSLFFAPPSIPTPTLFSPSALPLLQHPRRPSISVIVGRKIGVGVDGEVNKGKAIEEGEGVCVGMDRGVGEGKAAEREGMRPRTSVRKYKGFRSILVQRNAQAGPSPLLHNRQPPQRFLCCLAVDHGGAEASSPRRRHRRPRSLRVASPRGRRPHLPGDRHRRRPPLRAAAADAAPRFSSSAPPPASRPPPSRRRLRVRPVPPSRLARPLSSAPQLLLRSVAACLRVLRDFRPDVVVGTGGYVAFPVCLAALILNITIVIQEQNSFPGLTNRLLAPFAAKIFLAFNACVKHFPKKKCFVYGNPVRLALRRFTSKVVARSHFFPKAGADGKAAEVVLVLGGSIGSAAINIAMLNMYYEMLMEHKNRYIIWQTGAEGYCEMESLVKNNRRLLLAPFLNAMDMAYAAADVVVSRAGAMTCTEILATGKPSILIPSPTATDDHQTKNAYIMAEVAGSKVLTEDELDSSSLATAIDEILGDKNLMAEMSEKALSVARPNASVEIARCILSLVNKPTPK